ACCAAAACAAAAGTACAGAATTTCcatgaaaacaaacaaagtatATGATATAACTAGTCGTAAAAGTTTCTGCAGCAACACTTGTTATAAATCTgctatgtacataaaaaaacaaatgctgACCAGTCCACTTTGGTTCAGACAGTATGAAGAAGttccaaaattttatattttacctgATGATACTATAAGTAGCCTTGGACAAGAAATTGATCTAAAGTTAATTGAGCACATTGATCTTAACTCTGAATCAAAGCCATTTACATCTATTGATGAATTTACTACTGCTAGCCTATcagaatttcaaaataaagacaaaaataatacagatGATTTTAAAGAATGTATGAGTGCAAACCCAATAAAAAAACCAATAGGAAAAAAATGTGATACATCCAAGTGGAAGTTTAATGTACTGGAAAACAAGATAGACCCAttaccaaataatttattagatattaaggatttaaatatagatattcaACTTCCTTCCACAACCAATATGatagacaaaaacaaaaaattaccaGTGCCAAACCCACTTAACATTGTTGgtgaaataattgaaaaaccgGAAAAGAAAATTGATCCAATACTTATAAATGTACCAACAGAACTAAGAAAAGAGAAACTGAAACCTTTGGAGAATAAAGCCTTTTCAAAGAAACAGCTTTCAGTAACAGCAATAACAATTGAAGTTGAGAAGTGCTTAGCTGAATGGTTTACTTTGGATTCCCTCCTTTTTCTATTTGGAgaagaaaaagtaaaaatattagtagaaGATAAGGgagaatatataaaagaatatttaaaaaaccaaGCCCAAAGCATATTTCACAAATCCAACTTGTATGATCAGTATCAAGCTCTTTGCCGAAAGTTAAATGTGTTAGAATTAGAAGATAAGAAGTATGATGCTCAAATCTTCACAAAAGAAATGAAACCTTTGCCTgattacagaattttaaaGGAAGAAAGCAAAAACCTTCAGTTGAAGGTAAAAGCCTTCTTTGCTGGTGAAACTGAAATACCTGACAATAATTCTACGACTGAAACAACTGAGGTTGCCAAAGCTGTGGAAGACAATGTTACACAGTTACCATTAGTGGATAGGAATGCACAAAATGCATTACGGCGTGGTATTGTGTgtcaacatttaaataaagtattgccAGATTTATTGAGATCTCTAGGGTTACTGACATTATCTGTAAGTGCTGATGTGCGATTGCTTGTTAACACATTTCAATTAAAAGCAAATAACATAATGTTTAAACCAATACAGTGGACCCTAATagccattatttttataaaactgttatCATTAAGGGATGGGAGGTTGGCATACTTATTGAAGCAGTCAATTGCTTTTCAGCAtatgcaattattattattgagttATCAACAAGATGGAGGTTACTTAGATAGGTTGGTATTGTGGCTAACTGATGTTGATAGATTATTAGATGTAAGTAATAAGCAATTGACTACTGAGACAGCCACAAATtagaaatttgaaaatattgtaataattgcaTACTATTTTAAGCAATATacttatgttataataatatttactttctttaattaatacatttttctaaaaGTGCTTTATTCATTTGTCTAGACTATAACatactattatattaagtacTGTAAAGCTGTGCACCgtggttatattatattaattgctgtctttttttaattttgataccACTACTAAAATgggtaaacaaatatttattttatattaactaatctctatatttatttgatgacATGCAGTCAAACAGAACTATTCATCAAATTCAAAGGGAAGTAACTAACcctgatttaatttaaaaaatgattctTATACTGATAACtaatattgatttgttttgGTATGGAAACACACAAAAGATAAAGGCGATAAAGTATGTCATTCTATATAGATAGTACTACAGCTTTGTCACATtcatagaatataatatacctGCAGTTTTCCGCAAACCATTTAGCACATATTTCCATGGATTCTTTTGTATGAGCCCCATCAAGATATACACAACcataatttgtttcaataatcTGGTACCTCCCAGGCCACTTGCAATCCCGCAAGCCTATCACAGTTTCCTTTGACAAGCTACTGATTAATAAATCTGTATTTTGAATtgtgttatctatattatttttatctttagtttttattccCATCCATGCATGAGCTAGTTGAATAGATAATGATGCATTCATTCTATAAGCTTCTAATTCTATTGATAGACGAAGTCCATTTTGAAATGCATATGTACTATAATTGGGAACTGTTGTAAGAGGacactgaaaaataaaaaaataattgtcttgTCAAAATACAACTATTTGGTTACGGCCAAACTCCTagaattaattagaaatatcgttatttcttatttattaaagggaGTTCTTAAGTTATACaatgattgcatgtattaagCTTAGCTAGGATATGTGAGAatcagaaataattattaggttTTCATAagaattcaaaatcaaaatacagtTTACTCATTTAGGTGACCACCTTTTCTCAAAAGATGGGTGTAGAATGGACTATATATATCTGACTAATACGCAGTTTGTATAGGCAACGCAAGGAGCATTATTGCTGTttacgaatttaaataaaactatatttacttGAAATTCAATAGCTTTTCGTCTCAGTACATCCATAGCATCAGTTTCTTGATGTACCGTGTAAGCTAAACATCCCGGTTTCATAACACCGGCTTTAGCCAATGCTATTTCTGGTAGTGTCGTACCCAGTATGGCAGTGTGATCTAACCCCAGTGCTGTTATGCCAATAACTGGAACTTTTCTAGAACAAAATTACACATTGGGAACAAAGTGaatacagaaataaatataaacttgaaaAGATTCAAAAtgactttataaatttatctcCTATAAGATCTTTATCAAGTTTGATACCTATAAAGACGCgtgtgaatattataaaattgaggCTTTAGAATCTCGGCAAAAACAATACTATACTATATGACgtcatttcaaataaaattaattgcagatcACTTCTAGACAAATTGCACTTTCATGTTCCTGCCTGCACATTAAGGACCTATCCGGTCGCCAAACTACAAAAAcgtacattgtttctttccaatttgtcatcgtttcttgtAGGccgaatggaaaaaatatatggtggagttCAGTAgcttatgtatccattttgaaagattgATTcccgatttaaataacttaaatagaaaacaaatcCAAATATAGCCAAGATTTTGacacatatatacaatataataatatagatcatgatttttaaatttacacgatatattttatcgcaagaCAAGTATCCATTTcagaaaataattgataaaattacattaatttaatgttttacataactaattgttattacgggccgaCGCGCCACTGTGCACCGCAATTCAtcccgagacactgacacagcaattcGTGTTGGGATAGGGCCTTAACACCAACTATGCAAAAAACGAAGGTTTGTATCTCGCAGCCCGGACATACAACTACAACTATTTAAGCCTTGGCTCGTTGAAGCTATTCCAGAATATTCTAAGGAGTATTAGGCATATCCATAGCGCTATATCACCTGAATGATGAACACACattttcatcatcggacgtcgaggcagaatacaaaattctacccgtatcacctcgacgtccgccgttccacgactgagcgtttttcaaggcaatttttgccgcgaaccactgctatgtggaaccagctgcccactgaagtatttccgaaccaatttgattAGGACCCTAAGTCCTTCAAgtaaagagtgtaccaattcttaaaaggccggcaacgcacttgctaTCCTttggcattaagagtgtccatggccggcggtaccacttaacatcaggtgggcctcctgcccgtttcttctataaaaaaactaacataCACACCATCAAACTACACAGCCGAATTCGGTATACTtagtttaatgtatataatattgtttatggaTATTTTGCTATCGTAAATGTTTaaacgtaaatatatattttaattctttgtttttactgTCGTAAGTTTTTGTTCATATGTATTGTGATTTACCgcaattttactattattatacttgCTAAAAGtgttaaaatcataatattagtACACGGTTTAGGTTTGGTGCGTTTGGCTTTGAGTTTGATGGTTGGTAAGACAACTATTTGTCCATAAAGAAAAtgataagttaaaaaatacagcAATCCCTTTCATTTGTCTTATAtcgataaatacaaatattggtatttaccttaaaatattagtatagtcATCGATTCCTCCGATGCCAACCTCCACAACCGCGACATCTACTTCCTCTTCAAGAAATACATTGAACGCCATCACTGTAAGGAAAGCGAAGTATTTCGGCATGTCACCATCATAAGccttaaacataaattatttgacattCGTTAGTGTAACAATATTgtctttatttcttattattattgcctaaattaatgtatctgttaagaatttttattaaaaaaattttttcatattaatggTGATGTTTCTTGCCGCACTCCATTATGTCCTACTAGAAAAATGCCATAGGTTTATTCAATATgtatcataataaatttattactaatataattactGCTTTTCCCTTAAGACAGTTTTCTTGGAaatagtaaatgttaattttattatttgtgtcaTAAATTACTGACATAGGGACTGAGTAACTTATGTTTATGTAAGTAGCATGTATCAATTGATAGTTGAATTGGATTGAAAAACTAACCTGTGTTTTATATAGAGAATCATACACTTTATGAAAGTGCCTTGCAAATGCCTCTTCAGAAAGTGGTATTCCAAACAATCTGATTCGTTCTCGTACTGCTACTAGATGAGGTGATGAGTAGAAACCGGTACGAAAACCGTGTGCCCGTAATATTGATTCACACATTGCACTAGTTGAAccctgaaataatatttaataacaacaacAATAATGACCTTAATAAAAGTTTGAAGAAATCCTTCATTTTCTATATGCATCAAATGTAGGATAACTTAATATCAATCAatttaatagcaataaaatttgGTTTCTTAGGTGAAATTCTTACCTTTCCTTTAGTGCCAGCCACATGTACCACAGATAATTTATCAAGTGTATTCAATGAAATTCCCGTTCTCATAAGATAGTTTTCCATGTCTTTTAAGTTTGtacatttctaaaaatattgccTTTACATAAACCACATTTAGTACAGATTCCATATTGACATTGTAAGAGATagctttatataattacaaaaaaacattatatcatataaaaagattatttctaTCAAGATGCTACTATATGACTAAACTCTGAATGTTTTAACAAATCATTCATATCTTTGAAACAACTATCTATAAAACAACAACTGTTTGTTTATGTGCACaacaattatatatcaaaattcgTATTATATTTGAGTAGGTTGCTtagtaattgtaaatatttgtttttagtcTCTAGATGGAAACTTAAACTTACTTGACCAGTTTTTATATCCTTGCGAATTTGTGCAATAGTTGCTTTATTGGATTGTAATGAGTTCAGTTTATGAACAGCCTCCTAAAAAAGAACAGTTATATGTATCAACTTTGACATATTGTCAAAATATAGTTACTAAAACTTATggcaaatattatacaaattacaagtgtttaaaaaatatattaattcctTCTAACTAATTATCATAAAAGAACAGTTATGTGTAAATTATTTGCAGTAACATACGCgctattatttattgcataacttattatttaactatttttatcttgtataaATAGGATACTAACCTCGTATTTGATAGAAAACATTCTGCAAACTATTCTGAAAATCAAACTACGACACAGGCCGACGCTAATCATCGACACGCTAAGTCAAAATTTAAACCGTAAACTAAATTGATAGAAATAAATTGCGGTtaaactttccaatatggaACGTCGATATTTGAGGTTTGAGGTTAGGGGGGAGGGGGAGGGAGGGGATTGAGGCCTAACCCCCAGTGCCAAAATGGGCATTTAAATCGATGGTACATATTGGAAAGTTTATCGTCGATACCTGAGTagtatcgatactttcaaaattttCGGACTACACTAAGTGAtagacgtttgacatcaattatttgtcaaatatatttagtaattgcgtgttatttaccaatttgtatgaaatttaaaaaaatgtatataatgaacCGTAAGTTTAAACTTTGCAAAACGCTTTCTTTTAGTGAGGTCTATctccaaaaaaaatatgggcaTTTAAATCGATCGTTTATCCTAAATTTCGTATAAACTAGAAACCTAATCgtgtatttaacttttttagatattattgatcttcaaagtttttattaactagTTGCCGGGCTAATGATTGATTATGTAAGCAGGCTTGATTATCTTGGAAATAATACGAGTTGTGACATCTGATCTGGCCCTGTAATGAGTAAAAATCCATGAACAACGAGAAATTACTGCTTTTTGCAAACACGAAACTTAATAACATTGCACAACAGCTGACAACATAACCTAGAAAAAcatcaaaacaaaaaagtacTGTACAGACTAGGAAAAATGTATTTGCGATTTGGACAGTAATTTGTCATTgatgtatttaaatgaatttacaaTGTCATGTTGATGACTAGCGgataaaaattttttttggacTAGCGGATAATTGTTAGTCTCacagacaattttttatattaattttgccATTAGTCATTAGTGCGGTTTcgatattaatgtaaaattaattaaccaaTTGCGATACGGAGTTCTTACATCAATAAGTAAATGAAAAGTGGTTAACTATTcaactttattataactaaacaatacaattaattttatttatttattcagattttataaaaaatctacattaagctcttaaaaaatatgtatgaataatgttttaaatatgattgaaTCTTAAATTAACTgctttttataaagattttccttttagttatatttatatatttccacAAAGTTTTGTAGCCTTAAGTAATTACTAATCATTTCATGGCTAGCATTGGCAAGTGACGTAAGTCATTaggttttatttcatatacttGTTATTATATCACGGTATATAATATCACGGTTTATTAACAGTTGTTTGAGATAAAAAAGAGTTATTGGAACATTTGGAACAATGACGGAAACAGATGCTACCAACAGACCCTTGTCGATGCCTGATACTTTTTTACCATATCTTGAAAAGCACAGAATTTATAAACTGTTTAAAGTGAGTACTTTACTAAAccacttatatatttaataaagaagtttcacttcaaaaattacaaacaaaagtattttaggCAATTTTTATCGACAAACATATACCAGACCCAAACACAAGCTAGGCCTAGCCTAATAATCTGCACTTCTAATAGTGGTATTctgatatatatagataattttagTGGTAGGCATACAGAAAccatttaacttaaataagcTGTAACGAACTCTACAATTACTGCGATAATACACCCTGAAACTCGCTAAAAAAGTAATTCCGGCCGCTATTCTACTTTTACCCACTACTTCTTGACCTTAACCACCGGGTCTTTGGGCCGGCCAGTCAGTTCTAGATCCTCCGATGAAAAGTTCTTCCATGTAGGTTGGAGGATCTGTTCACCATCCTTCAACAAAACCATTTAGGGTAAGATTCTGAATCGAGATTTAATGCTTAGTGTGTGTTGACCGTAAGTTAAAACTGCGTGagtttgttaaaaatgtttaaaatattcggCTATTACTTCTGTTTTTTTTGGACTAGTGTTTGAAGGTCAAAATCTAGATCTAccaaaactatataattatttatttaactaaatggATTGAATCAAGAAATTtggcataatatttttataattaggatATGGTGCGGGATCTCGTGATCCACCTGCCGAAGGATCATCTAAAGCACATGAAGGTTTTCGTCGGGCGACATTTGCATAACACAAAAGATATAGATAAGGTCATCCTTTTGGTGTCACCGAAACTAAAAATTGGTTAGTAaagaaatttgaaaaaaaaaatgaataaaatgttttctttgcaAGTAagttttcaattatttctgtGCTACAGATATTAAAAACCTTGTCCATGAAATGATAAAGGATCTTGGATTTGTAGTTTTGACACGTCGATGTTTGTTGGACCGTTATGAAAAGGTATAGATAATGTTTTGGATTTAAACTATTGAGTATATTAGTTAACTGATTTTTCCGAGCGACACAACGCTATACAGTGGTCAAGTGCCTGGTTAAtttaatgcaaaaaaaataagtacccTTCCTGTACCGTAATATGCAATAGGCCCATGTAAAATGCCCATATTAATTAGTAGAGGTAGATTtcagcagtgttagcctaatGGATtcatttctttctatgtgcgcctTTGACTAAAAAAGGCCGAgacataaaaaggttgtagcgccactgatttatttatttattggtaaatttCAGCATGATAAATACTTGCCAAGATGCATTTCACCGGAGGTGTTGTCAGAGGTGGCGAAAAATCTTACTCTAAAGGACCCTGTGCCTCAATCAGGATGGCTTATGTTCGGTAATACTAACGgactaacaaaacaaatcagACGAACTGTACTGTTTTCACAAAAGAACCTATGTCTCTTCTCATcacagtttaaaaataatttaagactaaGAGACTTAAGAGTGCAATTAGATCAATTTAGGTGGATACTTTTCAATTATAGCTTTTAAAAAATGGCAACATTTGGTCGGGCCAGTAATTACTatgatttagataatatttgttaGATTACACAAAAATGATGTGCAAATGTTTGTATAATCCTtcaatgatgatgatgatttgatgcatttaataaactttattaacttactttattaagataatgttctaaaattaaaattctcgGTAAATGGTTTTCAacgttttgttaaaaaatttaggTTCGAGAGTTGTCTTTATATCTATTCCAGACCACCCATGCTCAGTTCGCGAAGCCCAATGTCTTCAACAAGATGGAGTTCTTCCGACAGTTACCTTGGTTCTCATTCCCTCACCACCAGTGGCTCATGTAGATGACGATCCTTGGACTGCACCAAGAGGGTTTAATGAGCAGGATTTTGAAGGACTTAAGTTTGTTTATAAGTCTACGTTAAAGGTTGGGAAGTGGTaaagtttgaaaatataatatttgctcAGACCTTCAATCGAGAGAATTATAATCTTAAGACATCTGATGCGCCTGTTATAATCTTTTTAGCAAGTTTTGCGACAGAGGATTTCGGAGGTTATAGAACATTATCTACATAGAGCAAGAGGCGTTTATAATTCTTTCTattcaattcaatatttttatatctgaaaacacgaaataattattgtttctttataaacatattacggTTTATTCTAGGAAGTCTACATTGATCCTGAAGATGACCATGAGATACAAGGCATGAAGTGTTTCAACGCAATAAGAGCCTGTGCATCTGGGGCTCAGGGGCCAAAACAAGGGGTGCATGCTATGGGGGCTCCGGGAACCTACCGAGTGTTGTTAATTGGGCCTCGGGGGTCGGGAAGACGGACACAGGCCCGGACAGCTGCTAAGCACTTTGAGCTTGTCTGCTGTACGTAAAGCTTTAAGTATTAGAAAGGAAAACATAAGGACTAGCCTTTGTTGGTACCGCGGCAAgtcaagttaaataaattgctCTGGTTTCTGACAGCTCTTacaaaattactatttaattttgacaGTAGGTACAGACCTAAAACAAAAGGAACTCAAGGTTATATATACCTGTATAAGACACGTAGTGTAATATTCAGACATGATTCTTTGTTGCAATACACACTGCTTATAGACCAGCAactgattaaaataattctgtacataaaattctgtatttcttaaaaaaagtaCGAGTACCAGGTTTCTGTCTGCATCGAtagtaaaacaataacaattttcAGTGGATTATGAAATCCTATTCAATGAAGCGAAAGTGAAAAGCGATGACGTTGGTGAGAAACTACGCAAGTTTGGTTGCAGCGTGGAATTACGCGCAGACATTGTTAAACGACGAATTGCAATGAAGGTTTGTTCTATACCGAAAATCATTTCTTATAGACCAACCAATTATATACATgattattaaagatatttttattcaaataatactCATTATGCGATAGTGACAATCTttgtaaatcattttaaaagtcAACACAATACATCTGTTTTAGTAAActctttactttattattattaaagctttattaatgaaaccatactacaattacatttattaatataagtattagttgtttattaatatatgaagtacaataatacttatatttattaatataagtacaatttctaaaaaaaaaattgttttttttgttgtatttgtatGGTAGAGGTACCCCTGTTAaggtaaaagcctcctccatatTTTGCCACTTCTCTTCGTCTTGAGCAACATTCCCCGCTAGTTATATAACTTCATCTGTCCATCTCTTCTTTTGTTGTCCTATACACCACATTCCAGTAGGTCCAGTCCATTTTGTTGTTTCGAGTGTCCATCTTTTAACCCGAGATAGAAATATGAACTCTTTACTTACGTATCGTATCTACAATGAAGTTagctatttattacatttgctaacgaaaattacaataattcttAGATACTAGTAAGTAACGAAACTTTATGTATTTACCTTTTACGCTTTGACTAGAAAATACTTTGGATTCACCGGCTTGCTCTTATGAGGCGAAAAACAATGCAATAAAAAACTGAAGAACTTTTTTCAATGTATAAATAACACGAGAAAAGTGAATTAATAATGGGctttgaattaaaatgacCAAGTAGACTTAGTACAAAACGTACagaataaaatgataaaaaatataagaataactATTTGCAAGATTTGGCCTAGTGGcatcagcatgcgactctcatccctgaggacgtaggttcgatccccggctgtgtaccaatgacttttttttctattggcGCATTTACCAttagctcgaatggtgaaggataacatcgtgaggaaaccggcttgccttagacccaaaaagtcgacggcgtgcctcaggcacagaaggctgatcacctacttgcttattcgattaacaaatgatcatgaaacagatctgaggcctagacataaaaaggttgtagcgctattgatttattattattatttttgatttgcAAGGTTTTCATTGGATGTAAAACGAGTTATTTATGCCTGATTGATTAAggaattaatatacttttttatcttGCTTATTTAGGATTGCATCGATCACGGTTGGATATTGACTGGGTACCCAGCTTCGGGCACGGACTTTGAATTACTTGACCTGATGCCGACACCACCCAATcggttattataaaataatgctttttttattattttaatataatgaaatatttaagtatacaTATAGTAAGAGGTAAATTGATGTTCGGATATCTATTGATTATAGataggtaataaataaacttgcaTAAGTTAATACTAGGTACTTAGAGTCTAGAGATTAAAGAAGATTCGGCGAAATCGCTGCTTATGTTATTATCGAATACTAGCTGACCccgcaaacgtcgttttgccatgtatattgccaggaagcattttttttgttcattaaaaataagatatcaactattttaaaaataggtttaTCGTAGATGGTTGAATTTgggtatgtatttttgtatgctgtatcataaaaaatgtcaaaaaaataaaacttaggggtttgacagatagatagtagccgcttctcagacttactgaatatgcataaaaaaattcataagcatcggtcgagacGTTTCGGAGGATTATCAAAAATTGTGAcacgttttatatatatatatatatagagatatatatatacagggtgtcccaaaagtcgacgtcaagtcgaaattttctcataggtaatgccacaccagttatcagaaaaattaaaaaaaaaaattaagtcgtgtatttttgaagttatggaaaattttcttttattccagaaaatgtacaccatgtgacagttttttcattcctgttgttacaaatatttactttttgccaatttttttctcttacgtCATCCCGAATAGTGCTTTATGTAACCTATGATCCTAAACCCTGTGCCGATCACTCCAACTTGtaggaaaatgtcattttataccgTACCAAGTTTTCGTATTCGTAAGTCCAGGGAAAAGTAAAGGTCGTCGTAGATCACAAATGTTAAATCCAAATCACAAGCAAACAAGTCCGTAAACGAAGCCAAAGTAGTtagaacacaaaataacaccaGCGAATACGAAAAGATGCGTAGTAAACGAAGGAGCGTTGCGTACTGACCTGTAGTGCGTGTGTCAATAGCAATAAGTAGCGTCACTATCTGTCTCGCTCACACTTTACGCCATCTTATTTAAACCACGCTGTGGTCATTAGGAACGTTTTGGGTGCGCTAGAAtcatttgttgtaatttcaaAGAGATTGTTAAAACagactttgtttaacaaaaaaaaattcttatggCCGATCTAAGAAATAATGGACTCAGTGTTATAccactgtatatataattatcgaACGAAACcttaatccgtttaaaatgTATAGGGTTATATTCTTGAATGTCAATGAGAAGATTTGCAGAGAACGTATTAAGGCACGCGGAGTGGACTGGTGTACTGGTAAGTTAGAATTATATGTTTCGCAAAAACCAATGGCACTACAGCCTTAGATTTCTCAatctgttttgtgatcatttgtttttctaatagacaagtggccgatcaaccttctgtgcctgacacacgccccCCACTATTTGggcatgtcggtttcctcGCAATATGTTCCTTTAGCGCACGAGCCAGTAATAATTGCGGACATAGACAGAAACTGATTTTAAGGTACtttctgccgcgcaccactgCTTTGTGGAAACAGCTGCCAGTAGAGGTTTTCCCGAACCGATACGTCAAAGGGGacatcaagaaaagagtgtaccattCCCTAAAATTTCGGCAACATACAAGCTGCCACCCCTGGAGTTtcgggtgtccatgggcaatggttatcactttattcatatagaccCTTCTGGTTTGACTccactaactaactaactaactaactaactaactttGAACTATAAACATGAAATAGTTTCTCTATTCATTATCATCACCTAGCTGTGGCCTAGCAGCTATTCGTTTTCATCCTGAATCCTCAAGATTGGTCAACAGACCAACAAAAAACACACGCGTCGAATTGGAAGCtttggtattttattaatcgttTAGAAAGTTAGTTATTGCACACTGCTTTTTGTAGAAAGCCTTACTGATACAAGTTAACTTCACGGACTTAAAGATATTCTATTACACATGCAAACACTCCAATCACTGACGCGATGTTCACTGATATTATTTAGGGATACATTGACAATGTTCTTCTTTATTAGgagtattatgtaaaaaattgcataatataatagtataaaaacGCCACCAGGTCACGAAATGCCTATGGGATCCGGGCCCAGAGTTGTATCTCGGTTTGATGATGCGGACAAACTTGATGTCGAGGTAAGGCAAATACTACTTTAGGTTGttttggtttatgttgattggtccttatttggttacaataaaacttcctaataattcgttgag
This is a stretch of genomic DNA from Pieris brassicae chromosome 1, ilPieBrab1.1, whole genome shotgun sequence. It encodes these proteins:
- the LOC123720648 gene encoding putative RNA polymerase II subunit B1 CTD phosphatase RPAP2 — encoded protein: MNATRKKVTKIEELSKEQIRQSIIKKRECNAKAQKIVESLLEKCINEAYLLKCLPDINQSHFEDVIEERAIVHLCGFPLCQKAISPKEIPKQKYRISMKTNKVYDITSRKSFCSNTCYKSAMYIKKQMLTSPLWFRQYEEVPKFYILPDDTISSLGQEIDLKLIEHIDLNSESKPFTSIDEFTTASLSEFQNKDKNNTDDFKECMSANPIKKPIGKKCDTSKWKFNVLENKIDPLPNNLLDIKDLNIDIQLPSTTNMIDKNKKLPVPNPLNIVGEIIEKPEKKIDPILINVPTELRKEKLKPLENKAFSKKQLSVTAITIEVEKCLAEWFTLDSLLFLFGEEKVKILVEDKGEYIKEYLKNQAQSIFHKSNLYDQYQALCRKLNVLELEDKKYDAQIFTKEMKPLPDYRILKEESKNLQLKVKAFFAGETEIPDNNSTTETTEVAKAVEDNVTHGP
- the LOC123715807 gene encoding folylpolyglutamate synthase, mitochondrial-like isoform X1 — its product is MISVGLCRSLIFRIVCRMFSIKYEEAVHKLNSLQSNKATIAQIRKDIKTGQKCTNLKDMENYLMRTGISLNTLDKLSVVHVAGTKGKGSTSAMCESILRAHGFRTGFYSSPHLVAVRERIRLFGIPLSEEAFARHFHKVYDSLYKTQAYDGDMPKYFAFLTVMAFNVFLEEEVDVAVVEVGIGGIDDYTNILRKVPVIGITALGLDHTAILGTTLPEIALAKAGVMKPGCLAYTVHQETDAMDVLRRKAIEFQCPLTTVPNYSTYAFQNGLRLSIELEAYRMNASLSIQLAHAWMGIKTKDKNNIDNTIQNTDLLISSLSKETVIGLRDCKWPGRYQIIETNYGCVYLDGAHTKESMEICAKWFAENCRYIIFYECDKAVVLSI
- the LOC123715807 gene encoding folylpolyglutamate synthase, mitochondrial-like isoform X2, giving the protein MISVGLCRSLIFRIVCRMFSIKYEEAVHKLNSLQSNKATIAQIRKDIKTGQKCTNLKDMENYLMRTGISLNTLDKLSVVHVAGTKGKGSTSAMCESILRAHGFRTGFYSSPHLVAVRERIRLFGIPLSEEAFARHFHKVYDSLYKTQ
- the LOC123715787 gene encoding adenylate kinase 8-like — encoded protein: MTETDATNRPLSMPDTFLPYLEKHRIYKLFKDMVRDLVIHLPKDHLKHMKVFVGRHLHNTKDIDKVILLVSPKLKIDIKNLVHEMIKDLGFVVLTRRCLLDRYEKHDKYLPRCISPEVLSEVAKNLTLKDPVPQSGWLMFDHPCSVREAQCLQQDGVLPTVTLVLIPSPPVAHVDDDPWTAPRGFNEQDFEGLKFVYKSTLKEVYIDPEDDHEIQGMKCFNAIRACASGAQGPKQGVHAMGAPGTYRVLLIGPRGSGRRTQARTAAKHFELVCLDYEILFNEAKVKSDDVGEKLRKFGCSVELRADIVKRRIAMKDCIDHGWILTGYPASGTDFELLDLMPTPPNRVIFLNVNEKICRERIKARGVDWCTGHEMPMGSGPRVVSRFDDADKLDVELDTFFTETLAELRAASGITAAEIDGTDQIDQIQVRIQAAIMAAPAFNIEYCSQLRNVCGD